A genome region from Hoplias malabaricus isolate fHopMal1 chromosome 8, fHopMal1.hap1, whole genome shotgun sequence includes the following:
- the neurog3 gene encoding neurogenin-3 → MSPHCASLERHGTCASRARPAICLRAELSDREVTISSSELEPSPDEASPNSTARRARPRTQCSGRSAHRRAKANDRERHRMHNLNSALDALRSVLPTFPDEQKLTKIETLRFAHNYIWALTETLRIADHVRFKEDLDTSASCFSAEGHCTELLLQDVDHSFQENLARAFNQETLINNGWACFSTTRNSAINHCTC, encoded by the coding sequence ATGTCCCCCCACTGCGCGTCCTTGGAAAGACATGGCACGTGCGCCTCTCGCGCTCGTCCCGCGATTTGCCTGAGGGCAGAGCTCTCGGACAGAGAGGTCACCATCTCCAGCAGTGAACTCGAGCCCAGCCCCGACGAGGCGTCGCCCAACTCCACAGCGCGGAGAGCGCGCCCCAGGACGCAGTGCTCAGGCAGGAGCGCGCACCGCAGAGCCAAGGCCAACGACCGCGAGAGGCACCGCATGCACAACCTGAACTCCGCGCTGGACGCGCTCCGCAGCGTGCTGCCCACCTTCCCCGACGAGCAGAAGCTCACCAAGATAGAGACCCTGCGGTTCGCGCACAACTACATCTGGGCGCTAACCGAGACGCTCAGGATCGCTGACCACGTCCGTTTCAAGGAGGATCTGGACACTAGCGCGAGCTGTTTCTCGGCGGAAGGACACTGCACTGAGCTCTTGCTGCAGGACGTGGACCACAGCTTTCAGGAAAACCTGGCGCGCGCTTTCAACCAAGAGACATTGATAAATAATGGGTGGGCTTGTTTTTCGACGACACGCAACTCTGCCATTAATCACTGCACGTGCTGA